TCGTTAGAGGCCTTGCAGCCGCTTAATCCGGTAGCGAGTACGGTGCTAAGTAGTAACATTTTTATTGTTGTTTTCATGCCTATCCCTTGATTCCATGTCGGTGTTTTTGAAGTCTTGCGCACATTTCAGTATATTGCCCGACTTAGATGATTTCTTAAAGTCCAATTTCTTATAGCCGTTGATATGATTTATCTTTCTTTATTTGGGCTTGCTTTTATTGCCGCAACCTTATTACCTGCGTCGTCGGAGCTGGCGCTAAGTGGGTTCGTTGTGAAACAGCAAGGCGAACTGGTTTGGTTATGGCTGGCTGCGACAACAGGTAATTTACTAGGTAGCTGTGTGAACTATTATCTTGGCTGGTTTATCGCTAAGTGGCGGAATAAGCGCTGGTTTCCGGTTTCTCAACAGCAATATGATAAGGCTTGTGGACTATTTAATCGTTACGGTAAGTTTTCATTGCTATTTGCTTGGCTACCCATAGTCGGAGATCCTTTGACTGTGGTAGCGGGGTCTCTACGGACCTCTTTTGGGTGGTTTTTTGTGTTAGTCGCGCTCGGTAAAGGCGCCCGTTACGCACTGGTGATTTACCTTGCCTTACAGGTGATTTCTTAATACCAGAAGGCAAGGAAGTGCATATCAGGGTCTTATCGCTTAGTTTAGCTTCTGTACCAATCAAGCGTGAGTGACACTGAGTCAGCAAACCGTAAAGCGTGCGGTTTATCTACGGTGACTTTTGCATACGTCACGTCTTGATGTTGGTGACATTCAGCAAGTATGTCAGCCACTAATTTCTCAAGTAACAAAAAATGCCCTTCTTCTACCAGTGTGATGACAGCTTTGGTCACCGTTTTGTAGTTAAGCGCGTGAGCCACGTTATCATGATCTAAACATGCCGTATCCGCTGGGTAGTGAATTTCAATATTGATCACGACATCTTGCTTTTTTTCCCGCTCCTCGGGATTAAAACCAATAAAGGTACGCAGCCTTAAATTCGTCACCTTAATAATGGCGTTCGACATAGCGTGCTTATCCTTTCACTAACTGTAAGAATTCGTTGCGGGTTTTGGGATCGCTTCTGAAGTTACCAAGCATGACAGAAGTTCGCATGCTAGAGTTTTGTTTTTCAACCCCACGCATCATCATACACATATGTTTGGCTTCAACGATCACGCCAACGCCTTTTGCGCCAGTGACTTCCTCAACGGCCTGAGCGATTTGATGAGTCAGCTGTTCTTGAATTTGAAAACGACGGGCGAACATGTCAACAATGCGAGCAAATTTAGACAAGCCAAGCACTTTACCGTTAGGTATATAAGCGATGTGACAACGACCAACGAAAGGTAGAAGGTGATGCTCACACATAGAGTACAACTCTATATCTTGGACCAGCACCATATCATCGGCATCCGAGCTGAATACCGCGTTATTGGTGATTTCATCCAGTGTTTGACGGTAGCCCTGAGTCAGATATTCCATCGCTTTCGCTGCGCGCTTTGGCGTATCTAATAATCCTTCGCGGTCTGCATCTTCACCCACGGCTTCAATAATCGTTTTATAACTCTGTTGTAATTTGTCTTGCATAATGCGTTACCTCAAATGGCGGCCACCGTCGATTTGTACCGTGCGTCCTGTCATATAGTTGCTAGAGAGTATCATGTCGACACTATTGATAACTTCTTTGCTACCAGGCTCAATTCCCATAATAGACTTTTTCAAG
This portion of the Pseudoalteromonas sp. GCY genome encodes:
- the folX gene encoding dihydroneopterin triphosphate 2'-epimerase, with the protein product MSNAIIKVTNLRLRTFIGFNPEEREKKQDVVINIEIHYPADTACLDHDNVAHALNYKTVTKAVITLVEEGHFLLLEKLVADILAECHQHQDVTYAKVTVDKPHALRFADSVSLTLDWYRS
- a CDS encoding YqaA family protein, encoding MIYLSLFGLAFIAATLLPASSELALSGFVVKQQGELVWLWLAATTGNLLGSCVNYYLGWFIAKWRNKRWFPVSQQQYDKACGLFNRYGKFSLLFAWLPIVGDPLTVVAGSLRTSFGWFFVLVALGKGARYALVIYLALQVIS
- the folE gene encoding GTP cyclohydrolase I FolE, yielding MQDKLQQSYKTIIEAVGEDADREGLLDTPKRAAKAMEYLTQGYRQTLDEITNNAVFSSDADDMVLVQDIELYSMCEHHLLPFVGRCHIAYIPNGKVLGLSKFARIVDMFARRFQIQEQLTHQIAQAVEEVTGAKGVGVIVEAKHMCMMMRGVEKQNSSMRTSVMLGNFRSDPKTRNEFLQLVKG